Proteins encoded together in one Panthera uncia isolate 11264 unplaced genomic scaffold, Puncia_PCG_1.0 HiC_scaffold_2378, whole genome shotgun sequence window:
- the LOC125917764 gene encoding olfactory receptor 52A1: MSASNITVFRPSVLTLIGIPSLETVQCWIGIPFCVMYLIGMIGNSLLLIIIRSEHSLHEPMYIFVGMLGVTDIVLGTSIVPKMLGIFWFYVPEIYFDSCLLQMGLIHTFQGIESGILLAMALDRYVAICYPLRHAAIFTHRLVTQIGAVVTLRAALLVAPSLVLIKCRFQFYHTTIISHCYCEHMAIVKLAASNVWANKIYGLFVAFIVAGFDLTFITLSYAQIFFTVFRLPQKEARLKAFNTCIAHICVFLQFYLLAFFSFFTHRFGAHVPPYIHILFSSLYLLVPPFLNPLVYGAKTKQIRIHVVKMLYS; this comes from the coding sequence ATGTCCGCTTCCAACATCACCGTCTTCAGGCCTTCTGTGTTGACGCTGATAGGGATCCCAAGCCTAGAGACTGTGCAGTGCTGGATTGGGATTCCATTCTGTGTCATGTATCTCATTGGTATGATTGGAAACTCCTTGCTTCTGATCATCATCAGGTCAGAGCACAGCCTCCATGAGCCCATGTACATTTTCGTAGGCATGCTGGGAGTCACAGATATTGTACTTGGCACGAGCATTGTGCCCAAGATGCTTGGAATTTTCTGGTTTTATGTGCCAGAGATTTATTTTGATTCTTGCTTGCTTCAAATGGGGCTCATCCACACATTTCAAGGCATAGAGTCAGGCATCCTTCTGGCCATGGCTCTGGACCGTTATGTGGCCATCTGTTATCCACTAAGACATGCTGCCATCTTCACCCACCGCCTAGTCACCCAAATAGGGGCTGTGGTAACACTCAGGGCTGCCCTTCTCGTAGCCCCATCTTTAGTACTGATAAAATGCCGGTTTCAGTTTTACCATACAACCATCATCTCCCACTGCTACTGTGAACATATGGCCATTGTGAAACTGGCTGCATCAAATGTGTGGGCCAACAAAATCTATGGTTTGTTTGTGGCATTTATAGTTGCAGGGTTCGACCTCACATTCATCACTTTGTCTTATGCACAGATCTTTTTTACAGTTTTTCGTTTGCCCCAGAAGGAGGCTCGGTTGAAAGCATTCAATACGTGCATCGCTCacatctgtgtctttctccagttCTACCTCCttgccttcttctccttcttcacaCATAGGTTTGGTGCTCATGTTCCCCCTTATATCCACATCCTCTTTTCTAGCCTCTACTTGCTGGTTCCCCCGTTTCTCAATCCACTTGTCTATGGTGCCAAGACCAAGCAGATCCGCATTCATGTGGTAAAGATGTTGTACTCATAA